TCATCCACGTCAGCCTTGTTCGGATAGGCCACCTCGGGCGATTCCTTGTACGCCCCTTTTACCAGACGCAGGTTTACTTTTTTATCCTTGAGCGCCTCGATATCAGCGACCGTATCGTACAGATACGCCTGAATTACGGTTCCGACATTGCTGTAGTCTTCCAGCAGCTCGTGGAGAATCTCCAGCGTGATGTTCTTGTGAGCGTAGTCCTCCATGTCAATCCGCACGAAAATGTTGCCGTGTTCGCGGGCGAATTGAAGAATCCGGCGCATATTGTTCATGCACAGTTCACGGCTGATATCCAGGCCCAAACTTGTCATTTTTAAAGACAGGTTGCAATCCACGCCTGATTTGTGAATCGCTTCCAAAGTCTTGATGCAGTAGTCGGCCGACTCGTTTGCTTCCTCTGTGCTGAATACAAATTCGCCCAGGTGATCCAGCGTGCAGACCAGTCCTTTTTGATTCAGTTCACGTACCTTGGTGATTGCCTCTTCGATGGTTTCGCCGGACACGAACCGATTGGCGCCAAAGCGCAGGCCCCATTTTTTAGCAGCGGCATTCAGCGCCTTGTTCTTGGAAAGGAACAGGAAAAAATCCTTCATCAATTGTTCCATGGTGTTTCGGTCTCCTCCTCAATGATTCATCTGCGTCCTTTTTATTAGCATGAACCGTGCCAATCGACAATATCGAAAAATAAACGACAATTTCTCCTTACGCCCATCCATGTTTTGTACATATATGTACAGATCGTGTTTATTGTTGTACACTTTTGCTTATAGTCAACTTCGTGTCTGTATACTACTTAGTTTGGATCGGAAGTGATGATTTGAAACCGCTATTTTCCCTGAACGATAAAATCTCCTGCCTGGCGGATCCGATCGACCCCGCTTCTATCAGCTTACGCCGGGACGAAGCAACAGGTGTGCGCCGCATTGGCGATCGCGAAGAGAACGTATGGCTGCTGCCGGAGACGACCACCCTGGCCGCGGCCGGCCAACAGCTTCTCGGAGACGCAGAGCGGCTGCATACGCCGTGCGATGTCATCACCGTGGATGGCGACGGCACCGTCACCGGATGGATACCGGCCCAGCGTCTGCTTGCTGCCTACATCTCCATCTCGGCCAACCAGGACATCCTCCTGCGGACGCTGCTGGATACGCTGAGCGAAGCGATTACGATTGTGGACACCGACAATATTGTGCGGTACTGGAATCCGGCGGCCGAAAAAATATATGAAATCGATCGCAGCCAAGTCGTCGGCACCCGATTGGACGAGCACTTCGCGAGTGAATCGATCCGCCTGTTGGACGCGCTCACGCAGGGCGAATCCGTCTACCGGGTGTACCATGTGCCGCGGCCGGACCGCCACGTGCTGATCAATGCCGCTCCGATTCGCAAGGAAGCGGAAATCATTGGCGCCATCTCGATTGAACAAGATATTACGGAGCTGGTCCGCCTCAACGATGAGCTGGCTCACACGACGGCCCATCTCCACAATCTGCAGCAGGAGATGAGCCGCTTTCATCCTGCGGACGATCCCTTTTTTCCGATCAAGGGTCACTCCTCCCAGATCCAATCCGCCATCCAATCTGCGCGCAAGGTGGCCCAGACCGATGCCACCGTGCTGATTGACGGCGAGAGCGGCGTGGGCAAAGAGCTGTTTGCCCAGGCCATCCATCAGGCCAGCCGCCGCCGGGATCAACCGTTTATCGCCATCAACTGCGGCGCGATTCCCGCCGCCCTGTTTGAGAGCGAGCTGTTCGGCTACCAGGGCGGCGCCTTTACCGGTGCGGAGAAAAAGGGGAAGCCCGGCAAGCTGGAGCTCGCCCATGGCGGCACCCTGTTCCTGGACGAAATTGGCGAGCTGCCGCTGGAGCTGCAGGTAAAGCTGCTCAGAGCCCTGCAGGAGCGACAGTTTTACCGCGTGGGCGGGACCGAGCCGATCACCGTGAATACCCGCATCATCTCCGCTACCAACCGCAATCTCGAACAGATGGTGGCCGAAGGATTGTTTCGCGAGGACCTCTACTACCGATTGAATGTCTTTACGCTGGAAATTCCTCCACTACGGATGAGGCGCGAGGATATTCCCGAATTGGTGCATATCTTCCTGCAGGAATACGCCATCGCCCATGAGCATCCGGTGCCGCGCATCACGCCGGAGGTCATGCAGGCTCTGATCGACTATTCCTGGCCGGGAAATATCAGGCAGCTCCGCAATGTGATCGAGCGCCTGTCCATTCTGCAGGAAGGCGGGCTGATCCGCTACGAGCAGCTGCCGTCCGCGATTAAACAGCAGCAGGAGACTTCCTATTTGCACGCTCCCTACGCTCCGTCCGGCGAAGCTGCCGCTCCCCCTCTGGCTGCGGGAGTGCGGGGCCATTCCTTCGCCGCGCAGGCTGCCCCTGCATTCGCCGGATTCGCCCCGCCCGCCCGGGAAGAATCCGAGCGTGAGCGGATCCTGGCGGCATTGGAGCGGACTTACGGAAATCGCAAAGCAGCCGCGGAGCTGCTGGGTTACTCGCGGGGAACCTTGTATAATAAAATGAAAAAATACGGAATATGACGAGGATTGAGACCAATGGCCATGCTCTATTTGGATGATGGCACCCATCAGGTCAGCTGGGGCGGCGAAACCATCACCCTGCTTCCAAAAGAATACCTCCTCTTCCGCTTTCTCTACCTGCATCGCAATCAGGCGTTTCGCCGGGAGGAGCTGCTGGACCGGGTCTGGGGATTGGAGATGCCGACCGACCGCACGGTGGATGACCATGTGTACCGCCTGCGCAAAAAGCTGCAATTTTGGCAGCATCTGCTGTCCATCGAGACGGTGCGCGGAGTCGGCTACCGCCTCCACTGGAAGGAGCCCCAGCCGGCCAATGTGCTGGATGTACACCCCGAGTTTGCTTCGCACATCAAGCAGATGCTGGAGATGTATCACGGACTGGGGATGGGCGCTGCGCTGCAGACACTCTCTGCGCACAAGGATGTGCTCGGCTTGACGCTGGACCCCTTCTACGCCGTGTACGTGCGCTTCGTGACGGGGGAGTTCGCCTGGTTCTTGCGCGCCGCCGAGATCCCTTTGCGGGAGCGGCTGTTTTACCTGTCCCATCTCTACATCTTGACGGAAAAAGATCCCGCGAAGGCGCTGGCGCTGTGCAAGCAGGTCCTCAGCCGCAAAGAGGATTTGCCCGGGATGTGGGAGGTAGAGCTGGAAATGAATCTGATCCCCCTCTACGTGGAAACGGGGCAGTGGCAACACGCCGAGAGCCAGATCGAAAAGCTGGCGGAGACTATCTCCGGCCTGCGATCCAATAGCTACACCCTGACGTATTGGTTTCAACAAATGACATACCTGCTCAGACGGAAAGAACTGGCGCTTGCCCAGAAAAAGCTGGAGGAGGCCAAATGCCTGCTGGCCGAAAAGCCGATGCAGCGGGAACAAGGAATGCTGCTCGGACTGGAAGGGATGCTTGCTTTTCAACGGGGAGAGCAGGCGCGCGCCCGCCGGCTCATCGATGAAGGGATCGACATCCTCCGGCAGACGAGATTTGTCCCCCATTATCTCTACGCTGTCCGCAAGGTAGAGCGCTTTTTTCAAATCTACCCCGGCGACAGCGCCTGGCAGCAAAAATACCGGAAGGAATGGGCACGACTCTGGGAGGAGCACCGCCTCGGGGAGCTTCACAAGCAGCTGGAGGAGCTGTTCGCTCGCCAGCTCTAACCGATCGTCCCCTGATATTGCTCTGACAAATCCCCTTTATTCTGATTCTTGAGAAGAAGGGGGTTTTTTTATGACGCTGCTACGAAATCGCGTATTCGCCAAAATGTTCGCAGCCTACGGGCTCTCTACGCTGGGAGACTGGTTTGACTTCATCGCCTTGTCGATGCTGCTCGGCTACGTCTGGAAAGCGGAGCCGATGATGCTCGCCCTGGTTCCGCTTGCCTACGCGCTGCCCAGCGTGCTGTTCAGCCAGTTCGCCGGGATCGCCGCTGACCGCAGCAGCAAGCTGCGGGTGATGATCGGCACCGATTTGATCCGCGCGGTGTTGACGATCCTGTTGACCTTGGCTCCCAATCCCTGGTGGCTGCTCAGTCTCGTTCTGCTCCGCAGCACAGCCGAGATTTTCTACGCACCGGCCCATCAGGCGCTGACGAGACATGTCGTGCCCGAAGAGCAGCTGCTCCAGGCCGCCTCCCTAAACGGCACGGTCTTTCAATCCGGCAAGCTGATCGGGCCGCTGCTCGGCGGAACCATCGTCGCCTTCACGTCGCCCACGGTCTGTCTAATCATCAATGCGATCAGCTTTTTGCTGTCAGCGGTCTGTCTCCTCTGGATCGGTCCGCTTCGGGAATCGGCGCCGCGTCAGGCGACACCTGCCGTGCAGCAGCCGGAGAAGACAAGCTGGCGGACTACCTGGAAGGACGGCTGGCGGATCCTGCTCACCAACCGGATTTTGCTGGTCAGCACTATTTTTTCACTGCTGGCCTTGGCTGCGATTCAACTGATCGATGCCCAGTTTGTGACGATTTTGCGCGAAAAGGCACCGGACCAGCCGCAATTATTGGGATATGTCGTCAGTACGATCGGGGTGGGCGCTTTGCTGGCGGTGACCTGGCTGTCTCGCAGGAAGGAGATCAAGTCGTATGGGTGGCTTTTAGGGGGAGGCGTGCTTTTGATCGGAATCATGGTAGCGGCAGCCGGCATGTATCAGCCGGAGAATGGCCCGCTGACGCTGCTCGGCGCAGCGCTCCTCGGGGGAGTCGGAACCGGTCTGACGTCCGTCGGCTCCAGCTTCCTGCGACAAAAAGAGACGCCAAAGGAAGCGATCGGCCGCGTCACGGGCATCCTCGATTCCCTGAGCAGCGCGATCTTTATTATCGCTCCGCTTTTGGGCGGATGGCTGGTCCAGAGCTGGGGTGTCAGCTTCAGTTTTCAGTGGATCGGGGTGCTGATTGGCATCATCGGCACCTGCGGCATCGTGCTGCAAAAATGGATTTGGCAAAGAGAAGAGGCCAAGAGAGGAGAAATGTCCCTTCCCGTTGAGTAAACGGCTCAGAGTTTCAGCTGGCGGCGCTCCTCCAGCTGTCTCTCCAGAATATACTTGCGCAGGGTGTGAAAATAGCGGGCTTGTATTCCAACTATTTTACAACCGTAATAATAGCTCTCTTTGTCCTTGCGCTCATGGATGACCTGCAGTTCCGCCCGAACCACGCCGTCTTTTCGCTGGCGGCCGTACAGCTCGGTTGAAAAGATCAGCTGTTCTTCATGCGGGATCGGCTTGTCCGCGCGCAAGGCCACCCCTCCCAGACTCAGGTTGGTCAACTCCACCCTTTGGGTATAGATGGAAAAATTTCCTTGCCCGGGTACTGAGTTGCACTGAATCCAGGCATCCAGACTGACGTCAAAGCGGGGATAACGGCGCCTCTGTTCCCGATATTCGATCATGGTCGGGGAATGGAAAAGAAACAGGCGGTTTTTCTCCTTGGCGATCACGACTGCTTCAAAATTGCTGATGGTCTCATAATTATCCGTCAGCAAACAGGGCAGCTGGTCGCCCACGGCAACCTCCAGGGCTTCCTGAAATACGACTTCAATCAGGTCTCCCTCCCCGTATGTAACGCTGCCTTCAAAAAATTGCTTCCCTTTTTTTATCTGCAAGAAGCTTTCCATCTACTGTCTCCACCACTTCACAAAAAAATTTACTGCATGTTTCCAATCAGATGAAAGTGAGTCATTTCTTGAGGAAATAAGGTATAATGGGAACATTGACAGATAGGAGGTTTCCATGCCGATGAGTCGTTATCAATTCGTTACTCTGGCGCTAGCTCTTGGCGTAGCCGCCTGCTTCATCGGGGTTGGCATTGCGATTGGTGAGCGCAGCTCGCTCGGTGTCATAGGCGGAGTCCTTGGCGCCTGTGCCCTGATGGGATACGGTTTTTCCTACAAGCGGAAACACATGCGCTAGCTCTCGGATTCTACCTTCGCACGAGCAGGCTGTTTACGTAAAACAACAGGGATGGCAGTCCTTTGGCCTGCTTTAACAGCTGTCTGGCGATCGTGTAAATGCGCGGCTGATTGCGGTTTACTTTGCGATCTACCAGGTAAAAGGCCACGAGACCATCCACAATCATACGGTGAAAAGCTGGATTGGGCAAGCCTTCGACGCTTGCCTTTGCTTGTTTGATAAAGTGCTGCAAGCGCTCGGTCGCCTCCTGCTCGGAGCGGTAGTAGCTGACGAAGTTCAGATCGCCGCCGAGCCTGTCCTCCTCCAGGTCGATCAGGTAGTCCAGCAGGATATGCAATCCGCTGATCCAGGGAAAGTAGGCTTGATTGACAGCGGCAATCTCTTCATCCGCTACCTCTTTTTCCGTCGCCATGCAGAACAAGGCGAAGATGTTGATCGTCGAGCCCGTCACGGCCGCGAATTCCTGCCAGAAAAGCCCCTCGTTTTCGCTCTTATGTTCCTCCCACCACGAGAGCAGCCGTGCCTCCCGCTGATCGTGAGCAATATGCTTGTACACCTGCAGGTCACTATAGAGACAGGATAGTCTCAGGACATGCGGCTTGATTTTTTCGTAGCCGGGCAATTGGGCCGCATACCGCTGGCAAGCGAGCACCAGTTCCGCCAGAAATCCCCCGTCGTCCTTTTCATCCCGGTATTGGTAGTAGTCCCGAAGCGGAGCCCCCGGCGTCAAAGCGTCCTGCATCGACACATGCAGCTGGCGAAAGTCCACGGGGTCCAGCGACGTGCTCCGATCGCAGAGATTGTCGAGATAGTCGCTGATCGTCTGGTACGCCACAATCAGCGGCACGATGACCTCCGCGTGAGGAATCACCTGTGTCGCGTATACCGATCCGCCCTGGCAATGAAATTTTTTACTCTCCATGCTGGCCATCGCCTGCTTGCGCAATTCCGGATCATCGATTCTTTGCGCCCGCTCGTACCAGGCACCGAACTCCCGCTCCAAGACGGGCTGTATATGGCGATACATCCGATACAGTAATTGCCACGGATGTCGTAGCTCTCTCACGTCATTCCCTCCTCGCCGGCAACACTGTTGCACCCGTATCGCAAATCCAATAAGGCCTGTTGGGCGATGTTGGATTTCCTTCCCTTCAATAGAGATATCTTACCACAAATACCGGCCCGCTCCAAAAGGGATTGCTTCCTGCCCCACAGTTATCCCAACAAGCGTTTTGCTTCCAGATACAGCACGTAGATGAACTTTTTTGCGTTGATCCGGGTGGTGGACGGAGCCGATTCCACATGGTCCTCCAATTCCTTCATTCGTTTGCGGACTTCCGTAAAATCAAAGAAGGTAGAAGCGTAGTTCTCAAATTTGGGATTGGCGTAATCGGTCAAACCGAGTGAGGCCAGATGGGAGAGCGCCTGGTAGATCGCCCGCCGCACCCGCTGCTCGGCCGCTTTTGCTTCCTTTTGCAGTTCGGTTTCGCTCGCCGCGTCGCCCAGCTTCTGGCGGGCGACGCGGAGAAAGATGTCTTTTAAAGAAGGGAACTTGTAATCCCCGGCAGCTACCTTCTCTTCCCGGTGCAGGCAGCCAAGCATCTCCAGCAGGTCTTTGCTGCCGCTTTCCCCGATCATCCCCAGCTCTGTGAGCAAAAACTTTCCGGGGGTCTGGATCGTTTTTTCGGTAAAGGGCTGCTCCTTCTTTTCTCGCGCCGCTCCCCCGCCCAGCACGCTGAGCGAGCGCTGGATGCCCTCGATCGATCGCTGCAAGAGGATCCGCTCCTGCACTTTTTGCAGCACGCTCAAGACCTCCAGCCGATTGATCGGCTTCGTGATATAGTATTCGATACCGAGCGAGTAGGCCTCGGCGATCATTTCTTTGGACTCGATCTGGGAGATCATCACGATGCGCCCCTCGAAGTCCCGCAGCTGCCGGATCGTCTCGATCCCATCCCGGTTGGGCATCAAGAGATCGATCAAAAGAATGTCTACCCTCTTCATGTGCAAGTAATCCGCATCGATTTGCGAGCCGTCCTCCGCTTCTCCCGCTACGACTCCCAGATCCGCGTCCTCGATGATCTGCATCAGCATCGAGCGCACCGCCGGATCGTCATCTGTGATGAAGTATCGCATACTATCAACCTTTCTGGACAAGATTAGCGATCGGCAAACGAATCCTGAAGACAGTCGAATACCCCTCTGTACCTTCCAATAACTCT
This sequence is a window from Brevibacillus composti. Protein-coding genes within it:
- a CDS encoding proline dehydrogenase family protein — its product is MEQLMKDFFLFLSKNKALNAAAKKWGLRFGANRFVSGETIEEAITKVRELNQKGLVCTLDHLGEFVFSTEEANESADYCIKTLEAIHKSGVDCNLSLKMTSLGLDISRELCMNNMRRILQFAREHGNIFVRIDMEDYAHKNITLEILHELLEDYSNVGTVIQAYLYDTVADIEALKDKKVNLRLVKGAYKESPEVAYPNKADVDENYKRIIKQHLLNGNYAAVATHDDAIIDYVKKLEKEYNIPRTQFEFQMLYGIRTQTQIDLAKEGYKMRVYVPYGNDWYGYFMRRLAERPANVAFVLKGMFTK
- a CDS encoding sigma-54 interaction domain-containing protein, whose protein sequence is MPAQRLLAAYISISANQDILLRTLLDTLSEAITIVDTDNIVRYWNPAAEKIYEIDRSQVVGTRLDEHFASESIRLLDALTQGESVYRVYHVPRPDRHVLINAAPIRKEAEIIGAISIEQDITELVRLNDELAHTTAHLHNLQQEMSRFHPADDPFFPIKGHSSQIQSAIQSARKVAQTDATVLIDGESGVGKELFAQAIHQASRRRDQPFIAINCGAIPAALFESELFGYQGGAFTGAEKKGKPGKLELAHGGTLFLDEIGELPLELQVKLLRALQERQFYRVGGTEPITVNTRIISATNRNLEQMVAEGLFREDLYYRLNVFTLEIPPLRMRREDIPELVHIFLQEYAIAHEHPVPRITPEVMQALIDYSWPGNIRQLRNVIERLSILQEGGLIRYEQLPSAIKQQQETSYLHAPYAPSGEAAAPPLAAGVRGHSFAAQAAPAFAGFAPPAREESERERILAALERTYGNRKAAAELLGYSRGTLYNKMKKYGI
- a CDS encoding winged helix-turn-helix domain-containing protein — its product is MAMLYLDDGTHQVSWGGETITLLPKEYLLFRFLYLHRNQAFRREELLDRVWGLEMPTDRTVDDHVYRLRKKLQFWQHLLSIETVRGVGYRLHWKEPQPANVLDVHPEFASHIKQMLEMYHGLGMGAALQTLSAHKDVLGLTLDPFYAVYVRFVTGEFAWFLRAAEIPLRERLFYLSHLYILTEKDPAKALALCKQVLSRKEDLPGMWEVELEMNLIPLYVETGQWQHAESQIEKLAETISGLRSNSYTLTYWFQQMTYLLRRKELALAQKKLEEAKCLLAEKPMQREQGMLLGLEGMLAFQRGEQARARRLIDEGIDILRQTRFVPHYLYAVRKVERFFQIYPGDSAWQQKYRKEWARLWEEHRLGELHKQLEELFARQL
- a CDS encoding MFS transporter encodes the protein MTLLRNRVFAKMFAAYGLSTLGDWFDFIALSMLLGYVWKAEPMMLALVPLAYALPSVLFSQFAGIAADRSSKLRVMIGTDLIRAVLTILLTLAPNPWWLLSLVLLRSTAEIFYAPAHQALTRHVVPEEQLLQAASLNGTVFQSGKLIGPLLGGTIVAFTSPTVCLIINAISFLLSAVCLLWIGPLRESAPRQATPAVQQPEKTSWRTTWKDGWRILLTNRILLVSTIFSLLALAAIQLIDAQFVTILREKAPDQPQLLGYVVSTIGVGALLAVTWLSRRKEIKSYGWLLGGGVLLIGIMVAAAGMYQPENGPLTLLGAALLGGVGTGLTSVGSSFLRQKETPKEAIGRVTGILDSLSSAIFIIAPLLGGWLVQSWGVSFSFQWIGVLIGIIGTCGIVLQKWIWQREEAKRGEMSLPVE
- a CDS encoding PilZ domain-containing protein, whose product is MESFLQIKKGKQFFEGSVTYGEGDLIEVVFQEALEVAVGDQLPCLLTDNYETISNFEAVVIAKEKNRLFLFHSPTMIEYREQRRRYPRFDVSLDAWIQCNSVPGQGNFSIYTQRVELTNLSLGGVALRADKPIPHEEQLIFSTELYGRQRKDGVVRAELQVIHERKDKESYYYGCKIVGIQARYFHTLRKYILERQLEERRQLKL
- a CDS encoding DUF5325 family protein — encoded protein: MSRYQFVTLALALGVAACFIGVGIAIGERSSLGVIGGVLGACALMGYGFSYKRKHMR
- a CDS encoding tetraprenyl-beta-curcumene synthase family protein; amino-acid sequence: MRELRHPWQLLYRMYRHIQPVLEREFGAWYERAQRIDDPELRKQAMASMESKKFHCQGGSVYATQVIPHAEVIVPLIVAYQTISDYLDNLCDRSTSLDPVDFRQLHVSMQDALTPGAPLRDYYQYRDEKDDGGFLAELVLACQRYAAQLPGYEKIKPHVLRLSCLYSDLQVYKHIAHDQREARLLSWWEEHKSENEGLFWQEFAAVTGSTINIFALFCMATEKEVADEEIAAVNQAYFPWISGLHILLDYLIDLEEDRLGGDLNFVSYYRSEQEATERLQHFIKQAKASVEGLPNPAFHRMIVDGLVAFYLVDRKVNRNQPRIYTIARQLLKQAKGLPSLLFYVNSLLVRR
- a CDS encoding response regulator — protein: MRYFITDDDPAVRSMLMQIIEDADLGVVAGEAEDGSQIDADYLHMKRVDILLIDLLMPNRDGIETIRQLRDFEGRIVMISQIESKEMIAEAYSLGIEYYITKPINRLEVLSVLQKVQERILLQRSIEGIQRSLSVLGGGAAREKKEQPFTEKTIQTPGKFLLTELGMIGESGSKDLLEMLGCLHREEKVAAGDYKFPSLKDIFLRVARQKLGDAASETELQKEAKAAEQRVRRAIYQALSHLASLGLTDYANPKFENYASTFFDFTEVRKRMKELEDHVESAPSTTRINAKKFIYVLYLEAKRLLG